From a single Paraburkholderia youngii genomic region:
- a CDS encoding XdhC family protein: MDSVDLEVLKSSARWLADGHRVLLVTVVKTWGSSPRPVGAMLAVRADGQVVGSVSGGCIEDDLIDRVRQRGIEQESPQVLKYGVSAQEAHRFGLPCGGTIQLVLEPLTLASDIAGLCAAVEAGRLVARTLDMATGAARLEPAQATDGLLFDGTTLLSIHGPRYRMLVIGAGQLSRYLCRIAVGLDYQVTVCDPREEYTDEWNVPGTTLVRAMPDDTVMDMKLDERSAVIALTHDPKLDDLALMEALKTPAFYVGALGSRRNNAARRKRLKEFDLTDEELARLHGPVGIYIGSRTPPEIALSILAELTAAKNGVSLPELLRVEGAKAVREMAGNAVGCDAL, translated from the coding sequence ATGGATAGCGTGGATCTCGAAGTCCTGAAAAGCAGCGCGCGATGGCTGGCAGACGGGCATCGCGTGCTGCTGGTGACGGTCGTGAAGACGTGGGGATCGTCACCGCGTCCCGTGGGCGCGATGCTCGCGGTGCGCGCCGATGGGCAGGTGGTCGGGTCGGTGTCGGGCGGATGCATCGAAGACGATCTGATCGATCGCGTGCGGCAGCGAGGCATCGAACAGGAAAGTCCGCAGGTGCTGAAGTACGGCGTCAGCGCGCAGGAGGCGCATCGCTTCGGCCTGCCTTGCGGCGGCACCATTCAGCTCGTGCTGGAGCCGTTGACGCTCGCGAGCGATATCGCCGGGCTGTGTGCAGCGGTGGAGGCAGGCAGGCTCGTCGCGCGCACGCTCGACATGGCGACGGGGGCTGCGCGCCTCGAACCCGCGCAGGCGACGGACGGTCTTCTGTTCGACGGGACGACGCTGCTGAGCATCCATGGGCCCCGTTACCGGATGCTGGTGATCGGCGCGGGACAGTTGTCGCGCTATCTGTGCCGCATCGCGGTGGGGCTCGATTATCAGGTCACGGTATGCGATCCGCGCGAGGAATATACGGACGAGTGGAACGTGCCCGGCACGACCCTCGTTCGCGCCATGCCCGACGACACCGTGATGGACATGAAGCTCGACGAACGCTCTGCGGTGATCGCGCTGACGCACGATCCGAAGCTCGACGATCTCGCGCTGATGGAAGCGCTGAAAACGCCTGCGTTCTACGTGGGTGCGCTCGGTTCGCGTCGCAATAACGCGGCGCGGCGCAAGCGCTTGAAGGAGTTCGATCTCACCGATGAAGAACTCGCGCGCCTGCACGGGCCGGTGGGCATCTACATCGGCAGCCGGACGCCGCCGGAGATCGCCCTGTCGATACTGGCCGAATTGACGGCCGCGAAAAACGGCGTGTCGTTGCCGGAACTGCTGCGGGTCGAAGGCGCCAAGGCGGTCCGGGAGATGGCGGGCAACGCGGTGGGCTGTGACGCCTTGTGA
- a CDS encoding aldehyde dehydrogenase family protein, with amino-acid sequence MNARHWIAGEWTGTPNIDSIDPATGEAIGRFADGGSSEADAAIAAARHAFDRTTWAQDARLRQDVLLGWASALEAERDMLATLLTRENGKAIAQSRGEIAGAISEVRYYAGLARHIAGHVLEPEPGTISTMLREAAGVAAIIVPWNAPAVLLVRSLAPALAAGCTAIVKPAAQTSLLTAAMLRCFEHTALPEGAVNLVNERGYAASQRLVDSHGVDVVSFTGSTATGKKIMAAAADSMKKLSLELGGKSCCVVFDDADIAAIAPRLARAATIISGQQCTAARRVLVHASRAAEMREHLASALASLRVGPGIDPATDIGALIDGTTRDAVARTIERACGTAERVLLRGTCSGHAFLSPTLVEHDDPKAFFCQDEIFGPFVTLEVFENEMEAIEKANDTVFGLSASVWTHDGARALRVARALRNGTVWINDHNKLFAEAETGGYRQSGLGRLHGYDALADFTELKHICMPAGVAEGIAPLR; translated from the coding sequence ATGAACGCACGACACTGGATTGCCGGCGAATGGACCGGCACGCCCAACATCGACAGCATCGATCCCGCGACGGGCGAGGCCATCGGCCGGTTCGCCGACGGCGGATCGAGCGAAGCCGATGCCGCCATTGCCGCCGCTCGCCACGCGTTCGATCGCACGACATGGGCGCAAGACGCGCGCTTGCGCCAGGACGTGCTGCTCGGCTGGGCTTCGGCGCTCGAAGCCGAACGCGACATGCTCGCGACGCTGCTCACGCGCGAAAACGGCAAGGCGATCGCGCAATCGCGCGGCGAGATTGCCGGCGCGATATCGGAGGTGCGCTATTACGCGGGGCTCGCGCGCCATATTGCCGGGCACGTGCTCGAACCGGAACCGGGCACGATATCGACGATGCTGCGCGAAGCGGCCGGCGTCGCGGCGATCATCGTGCCTTGGAACGCGCCCGCCGTGCTGCTCGTGCGCTCGCTCGCGCCCGCTCTCGCGGCCGGCTGCACGGCGATCGTCAAACCGGCGGCGCAAACGTCGCTGCTCACGGCCGCGATGTTGCGCTGCTTCGAACACACGGCGTTGCCTGAAGGCGCGGTGAACCTCGTCAACGAACGCGGATACGCGGCCAGCCAGCGGCTCGTCGATTCGCACGGCGTCGACGTGGTGAGCTTCACGGGATCGACGGCGACGGGCAAGAAGATCATGGCGGCCGCTGCCGACAGCATGAAGAAGCTGTCGCTCGAACTTGGCGGCAAGTCATGCTGCGTCGTCTTCGACGATGCCGACATTGCGGCGATAGCGCCGCGTCTCGCGCGCGCCGCGACGATCATCTCCGGGCAGCAATGCACGGCGGCGCGCCGGGTGCTGGTTCATGCGTCGCGCGCCGCGGAGATGCGCGAGCACCTCGCGTCGGCGCTTGCGTCGCTGCGCGTTGGACCGGGCATCGATCCGGCGACGGATATCGGCGCGCTCATCGACGGCACGACGCGCGATGCGGTGGCACGGACGATCGAGCGCGCGTGCGGAACGGCCGAGCGTGTGCTGCTGCGAGGCACTTGCTCGGGGCACGCGTTTCTGTCGCCGACGCTCGTCGAGCATGACGATCCGAAGGCGTTCTTTTGCCAGGACGAGATATTTGGCCCGTTCGTCACGCTGGAGGTCTTTGAGAACGAAATGGAAGCGATCGAGAAAGCCAACGACACGGTCTTCGGTCTCTCGGCGAGCGTATGGACGCACGACGGAGCGCGCGCATTGCGCGTCGCGCGTGCGCTGCGCAACGGCACGGTGTGGATCAACGACCACAACAAGCTTTTCGCCGAAGCCGAAACGGGCGGGTATCGCCAAAGCGGACTGGGTCGGCTGCACGGCTACGATGCGCTGGCGGACTTCACCGAGTTGAAGCACATTTGCATGCCGGCCGGCGTGGCGGAAGGTATCGCGCCGTTGCGGTGA
- a CDS encoding M24 family metallopeptidase: MNIRTADIPPEGITTDEFLGRVAKVRSALDKAGLVGLLAFGDCWRGANIGYFTEFRPLDGVSDIANAILLLPVDGDPVLFVSDQCFDYATSVTAFEVRSLREVTQQVQAFSARHRSGTVGLAGAAYIPADLLQRLNAGLGELKLEPTMVLAEIKAIKSEPEVALMRKAAALTDSAMAAIRDALADGRPYTERELALIADRAMLAGGADRTAFDSMVQSGPRSAYNLARPTDRILQPGDLIMTDIGARYRGYVADGGRGFTYGPANPEKMAIVAAAARAVEAGLAAARPGMAAMELNAVIQQALVKSNYEQYSSEARGHGTGHGTGMDPEEEAPWIGPGNRTVLQENMVFTLKATITVPNVGGLRTERIVRLTSGGVETLDHFPMELHW, from the coding sequence ATGAACATCCGTACTGCAGACATCCCGCCGGAAGGCATCACCACCGACGAATTCCTCGGCCGCGTCGCCAAGGTCCGCAGCGCGCTCGACAAGGCGGGCCTGGTCGGCCTGCTTGCATTCGGCGATTGCTGGCGTGGCGCGAACATCGGCTACTTCACCGAGTTCCGCCCGCTCGACGGCGTCTCGGACATTGCCAATGCGATCCTGCTGCTGCCGGTGGACGGCGACCCCGTGCTGTTCGTGTCGGATCAATGCTTCGATTACGCGACGAGCGTGACCGCCTTCGAGGTGCGCAGTCTGCGTGAAGTCACGCAACAGGTGCAGGCCTTTTCTGCGCGGCACCGCAGCGGCACGGTCGGCCTCGCTGGCGCCGCCTATATCCCCGCGGACCTGTTGCAGCGCCTGAACGCCGGTCTCGGCGAACTGAAGCTCGAACCGACGATGGTGCTGGCCGAGATCAAGGCGATCAAAAGCGAGCCCGAGGTCGCGCTGATGCGCAAAGCCGCGGCCTTGACCGATTCGGCGATGGCCGCGATTCGCGACGCGCTCGCCGACGGCCGTCCCTACACCGAGCGCGAACTCGCTTTGATCGCCGACCGCGCGATGCTCGCGGGAGGCGCGGACCGGACCGCGTTCGATTCGATGGTGCAATCCGGTCCGCGCTCGGCGTATAACCTGGCGCGCCCCACCGACCGCATCCTGCAACCGGGCGACCTCATCATGACCGACATCGGTGCGCGTTATCGTGGGTACGTGGCCGACGGCGGACGCGGTTTTACCTACGGTCCGGCGAATCCAGAGAAGATGGCGATCGTCGCGGCAGCGGCGCGCGCGGTCGAAGCGGGGCTGGCCGCCGCGCGTCCCGGCATGGCGGCCATGGAGTTGAACGCGGTGATCCAGCAGGCGCTGGTGAAGTCGAACTACGAGCAATACTCGAGCGAAGCGCGCGGCCATGGCACCGGTCACGGCACCGGCATGGACCCGGAAGAAGAAGCGCCGTGGATCGGGCCGGGCAACAGGACCGTGCTGCAGGAAAACATGGTCTTTACGCTGAAGGCGACGATCACGGTGCCGAACGTCGGCGGCCTGCGCACGGAACGTATCGTGCGGTTGACCTCGGGCGGCGTCGAAACGCTCGACCATTTCCCGATGGAACTGCACTGGTGA
- a CDS encoding MFS transporter: MKTSPISSGNAPVIGRSAVNRVLVASVVGTAIEWYDFFLYATASALVFAKLFFPSFDPMVGTIAAFGSFAVGYLARPFGAVFFGHFGDRIGRKATLVATLTIMGVGTFVIGLLPTYASIGVWAPMLLVAMRFLQGLGVGGEWGGAVLMVVETAPARKRGFFGAFPQLGVPLGLMLSTAVFKAVSSLPSEAFYSWGWRLPFLLSVALIAIGLFIRLRVMESPVFEQIKASRQVVKAPLIELLRRHPKDLVLTIGTRFAVDITFNVINVFVLVYGTTRLGLSRGLLLNAIIVGCVVALFTLPLFGKLSDAIGRRTVFMLGAVFVAIYGFAFFPLLDTRNPTLIFVAYVCGIALSQASVYGVQSTWFAELFGTRVRYTGASLPYQIAGIITSGPTPLIATYLFATFGHTLPISIYIAVTGLLSLVCAFFLAETFKRDLSAEPGDEAAVAPGARASAHSPHPLAR, translated from the coding sequence GTGAAAACATCGCCCATTTCATCCGGCAACGCGCCGGTTATCGGTCGGTCGGCCGTCAACCGTGTGCTGGTCGCCTCGGTGGTCGGGACCGCTATCGAGTGGTACGACTTTTTTCTCTATGCCACCGCTTCGGCGCTGGTCTTCGCCAAGCTGTTCTTTCCCTCGTTCGATCCGATGGTCGGCACCATCGCGGCGTTCGGAAGTTTTGCGGTCGGCTATCTCGCCCGGCCCTTCGGCGCCGTGTTTTTCGGGCACTTCGGCGATCGCATCGGACGTAAGGCGACGCTCGTCGCGACGCTGACGATCATGGGCGTCGGCACCTTCGTGATCGGCCTGCTGCCGACTTACGCCTCGATCGGCGTCTGGGCGCCGATGCTGCTGGTCGCGATGCGCTTCCTGCAAGGGCTCGGCGTCGGCGGCGAATGGGGCGGGGCGGTGCTGATGGTGGTCGAAACGGCACCGGCCAGAAAACGTGGTTTCTTCGGCGCGTTCCCGCAATTGGGCGTGCCGCTCGGATTGATGCTCTCGACCGCCGTGTTCAAAGCCGTCTCGAGTCTGCCGTCGGAGGCGTTCTACTCTTGGGGATGGCGCCTGCCGTTCCTGCTGAGCGTCGCGCTGATCGCGATCGGCCTGTTCATCCGCCTGCGCGTCATGGAGTCGCCGGTATTCGAACAGATCAAGGCGAGCAGGCAGGTCGTGAAAGCGCCGCTGATCGAATTGCTGCGCCGGCATCCGAAAGACCTCGTGCTGACGATCGGCACGCGCTTCGCGGTCGACATCACCTTCAACGTGATCAACGTGTTCGTGCTGGTGTACGGAACGACGCGGCTCGGCTTGTCGCGCGGACTGCTGCTGAACGCCATCATTGTGGGCTGCGTGGTTGCGCTGTTCACGCTGCCGCTGTTCGGCAAGCTGTCGGACGCTATCGGACGCCGGACCGTCTTCATGCTCGGCGCGGTATTCGTGGCAATCTATGGATTCGCGTTCTTCCCGTTGCTCGACACACGCAATCCGACTTTGATTTTCGTGGCGTACGTCTGCGGCATCGCGTTGAGCCAGGCGTCGGTGTACGGCGTGCAATCGACGTGGTTCGCTGAACTGTTCGGGACCCGGGTGCGTTATACAGGTGCTTCGCTGCCGTATCAAATCGCCGGCATCATCACGTCGGGACCGACGCCATTGATCGCCACCTATCTGTTCGCGACCTTTGGCCACACGTTGCCCATTTCGATCTATATCGCGGTGACAGGATTGCTGAGCCTCGTGTGCGCGTTTTTCCTCGCAGAGACTTTCAAGCGCGATCTGTCCGCGGAGCCGGGAGATGAGGCGGCCGTGGCGCCGGGCGCGCGAGCGTCCGCGCACTCGCCGCATCCTCTGGCGCGGTGA
- a CDS encoding LysR substrate-binding domain-containing protein: MSSALHPDSGAGVIAPGRFDPTRLKTRQLALIVQLDTHRSVLRAADAAHMTQPGATKLLRELEETMGVPLFERHPRGVEPTWYGEVLIRHARSVLAELQHAYDEVSALKAGLTGQAMIGTEVTAATNLVPQAVALLKKRFPQIRVNIEMEFSEVLVQRLQEGKLDMIVARIRNPDDLAELHYAPLAEAQHALFARVGHPLAKRKALSWNELAPQTWILPPKGNVMRNQFTQLFLERQLALPTDVVESSSLPVITSLLQISDMIAPLAREPVRPYCIAGALEPLPFELDLKLGPAGIVTRRGDRLSPGARAMLQALREAAGFDTGTPDADND, from the coding sequence GTGAGCTCGGCACTTCATCCGGACAGCGGCGCGGGGGTCATCGCGCCGGGCCGCTTCGACCCCACGCGCCTGAAGACGCGCCAATTGGCCCTGATCGTTCAGCTCGACACCCATCGCTCGGTATTGCGCGCGGCGGACGCCGCGCACATGACCCAACCCGGGGCGACCAAGTTGCTGCGGGAACTGGAAGAGACGATGGGTGTGCCATTGTTCGAACGCCATCCGCGCGGTGTCGAGCCCACCTGGTACGGCGAGGTGCTGATCCGCCATGCGCGCAGCGTGCTGGCGGAGCTGCAGCACGCGTACGACGAAGTGTCCGCGCTCAAAGCCGGCCTGACCGGGCAGGCGATGATCGGCACCGAGGTCACGGCGGCCACCAACCTCGTGCCGCAGGCCGTGGCGCTACTCAAGAAGCGCTTTCCGCAGATTCGCGTCAACATCGAGATGGAGTTCAGCGAGGTGCTGGTGCAGCGTTTGCAGGAAGGCAAGCTGGATATGATCGTCGCGCGAATCCGCAATCCGGACGATCTGGCGGAACTGCACTACGCCCCGCTCGCAGAAGCTCAGCACGCGCTGTTCGCGCGCGTTGGCCATCCGCTCGCCAAGCGTAAGGCTCTCAGTTGGAACGAACTGGCGCCGCAAACGTGGATCCTGCCGCCGAAGGGCAACGTGATGCGTAATCAGTTCACACAACTTTTTCTCGAACGGCAGCTCGCGTTGCCAACGGATGTGGTCGAGAGCTCATCGCTGCCTGTCATCACGAGTCTGCTGCAGATCAGCGATATGATCGCGCCGCTTGCGCGCGAGCCGGTGCGCCCGTATTGCATTGCCGGCGCGCTCGAACCGCTGCCGTTCGAGCTCGATCTGAAGCTCGGGCCGGCGGGCATCGTCACACGGCGCGGGGACAGGCTCTCACCGGGTGCGCGGGCGATGCTGCAAGCGCTGCGCGAGGCCGCCGGATTCGATACCGGAACCCCCGACGCCGACAACGACTGA